One window of the Thamnophis elegans isolate rThaEle1 chromosome 6, rThaEle1.pri, whole genome shotgun sequence genome contains the following:
- the KIAA0232 gene encoding uncharacterized protein KIAA0232 homolog isoform X4 has translation MHLVYTVVVDGLPSESSSSSCLGPVSVSEMSLLQALGPVQTWLGQELEKCGIDAMIYTRYVLSLLLHDNYDYDLQEQENDIFLGWEKGAYKKWGKSKKKCSDLTLEEMKKQAAVQCLRSASDESSGIETLVEELCSRLKDLQSEQAEEKISKRLEDSLPPEIDLSPAAKDQVEMYYEAFPPLSQKPVCLQEIMTVWNKSKVCSYSSTSSSSTVPATSTDTSSPKDCISENEASKERNSNKASVTIQERATEKNDKDEKENKFGNRIEGKSVSYKKQFRHKSEGKIRLRSWSSGSSEEGSNSSGNHGELKAATKYVKIRHKTREARGKKGWNGQSKYLPKAGEKTERKIPGSSNGSIKQLCKRGKRPLKEIRRKEGGNHERKELYFDSRNETEYKEEPLWYTEPITEYFVPLSRKSKLETTYRNKQEDVCDATSEAVEELAESVQGLCISNNNNINKTYLAAGTFIDGHFVEMPAVLNEDIGLTRTSICSPPEDNIHLDGVHLSELTHFYEVDIDQSMLDSGASGKMQGESRILNMIRQKSREGTDFEAECCIVFDGMELKGESAIWADSATSGAEGWFLQDLSNLAQFWECCSTSSSGDADGESFEGDSPVRLSPTLDSTMLNSYMLAGNQELFSDTNEGSGLNSFSVFEVQCSNSVLPFPFEKLNLGNENTDSSSNVGMFGKTQSRLLIWTKNSAFDENEHCSNLSTRTCSPWSYSEETRSDNEILNIPLEESPQFNSDDINYIVPRVSSSYIDEEIVDFLQEETCQEQTRSLGEIPTLIFTKKSKLESVCGIQLEQKTEDKEYETPQVCSDSSPHEDDYGSGVMKDIWTNMTDENSAAIVEIEGIEEELLPTDVNHYCCCLNDAKVEILQGPNKAVQRSEYHLWEGRKENLEKRGFASTNLSEVDCGDYTTPSKSWDVNQDKESSFILGGVYGELKTFNSDAEWAIVPPNHPKGNLLQCAASDVVTIAGTDVFMTPGNSFTPGHRQLWRPFVSFEQSEHLKCGDHGLNRGFSFIFHEDLLEACSNFQGEESGLEYSFSSFDLNNPFSQVLHVECTFEPEGITSFSPCFKPKSILCSDSDRDAFRPRICGAGRTQYRAIRISPRTHFRPISASELSPCGGSESDFESEKDEGNILVSSQAEPFDDPQADLKPLEEDAEKEGHYYGKLELESGKFFPTLKKCGMEKSAQTSLDSQEESSGILLVENESSCLECSVKNVQDTMAVKNSEASCKVVEPQEEEDKSCSCKESSSVHLKEFPVLSSDLQKISYNQAKQCWWEKALYTPLFPTSQYEGNPSRPGRILANRLK, from the exons ATGCACCTAGTCTATACAGTTGTTGTGGATGGTTTGCCATCTGAAAGCTCCTCAAGCTCCTGTCTGGGTCCTGTATCTGTTTCAGAAATGTCTCTGCTTCAGGCTTTGGGCCCTGTGCAGACCTGGCTGGGACaagagctagaaaaatgtggcattGATGCCATGATTTATACTCGCTATGTCCTCAGTCTTCTGCTGCATGATAATTATGACTACGATCTTCAGGAACAG gagAATGACATCTTCCTGGGCTGGGAAAAGGGAGCTTACAAGAAATGGGGGAAAAGTAAGAAAAAGTGCTCTGATCTTACAttagaagaaatgaagaaacaggCTGCTGTTCAATGTCTTCGCTCTGCTTCTGATGAA AGTTCTGGGATTGAGACATTAGTTGAGGAACTTTGTTCCAGGCTAAAAGATCTCCAGAGCGAACAAG cGGAGGAGAAGATTTCAAAAAGACTTGAGGACTCTTTGCCTCCTGAAATAGATTTATCTCCTGCAGCAAAAGATCAAGTAGAAAT gtATTATGAGGCTTTTCCACCTCTTTCCCAGAAACCAGTTTGCCTGCAAGAAATCATGACTGTGTGGAATAAATCCAAAGTGTGTTCTTACTCCAGTACCTCCTCATCTTCCACTGTCCCAGCAACTAGCACAGATACATCATCTCCAAAGGACTGCATTAGTGAAAATGAAGCATCCAAAGAGAGAAATAGTAACAAAGCATCTGTAACTATACAGGAAAGAGCCACAGAAAAGAATGACAAAGATGAAAAAGAGAATAAGTTTGGAAATCGTATTGAAGGAAAATCTGTTTCATACAAAAAGCAATTCCGGCATAAATCTGAGGGGAAGATACGTCTTCGATCCTGGTCTTCTGGCTCCAGTGAAGAAGGTTCAAATTCTAGTGGCAATCATGGTGAATTAAAAGCAGCTACAAAATACGTAAAAATAAGACACAAAACAAGGGAGGCTCGAGGTAAAAAAGGATGGAATGGACAAAGTAAGTATTTGCCAAAAGCTGGTgaaaaaacagaaaggaaaatccCTGGCAGCAGCAATGGCTCTATCAAGCAACTATGTAAAAGAGGTAAACGGCCATTAAAAGAAATTAGACGAAAAGAAGGTGGAAACCATGAGAGAAAAGAGCTATATTTTGATAGCAGGAATGAAACTGAGTATAAGGAGGAGCCTTTGTGGTATACTGAGCCAATCACAGAATATTTTGTTCCCCTGAGTAGAAAAAGTAAGCTTGAGACGACATACCGCAACAAGCAAGAAGATGTATGTGATGCAACATCAGAGGCTGTAGAAGAATTAGCTGAATCAGTGCAAGGTCTTTGCATTAGTAAcaacaataatattaataaaacataCCTCGCAGCAGGTACTTTCATTGATGGTCATTTTGTGGAAATGCCTGCAGTTTTAAATGAGGATATCGGCCTCACTAGGACCTCAATATGTTCTCCACCAGAGGACAATATACATTTAGATGGTGTTCATCTGTCAGAACTAACACACTTCTATGAAGTGGATATTGATCAATCCATGTTGGATTCTGGTGCCTCAGGCAAGATGCAAGGAGAAAGTCGGATTTTGAATATGATTCGGCAGAAAAGCAGAGAAGGAACTGATTTTGAGGCAGAATGTTGCATAGTGTttgatggaatggaattgaaaggGGAAAGTGCAATATGGGCAGATTCGGCCACCTCTGGTGCGGAAGGGTGGTTCTTGCAAGATCTTAGTAATTTAGCTCAATTTTGGGAGTGCTGTTCAACTTCTAGCTCTGGTGATGCAGATGGGGAAAGTTTTGAAGGAGATTCTCCTGTTAGACTTTCCCCAACCTTAGACAGCACAATGCTTAATTCATACATGCTTGCAGGCAATCAAGAGTTGTTTTCAGATACTAATGAAGGGTCTGGTTTAAATTCTTTTTCAGTGTTTGAAGTGCAATGCAGTAATTCTGTTTTACCATTTCCTTTTGAAAAACTAAATTTGGGGAATGAAAATACAGATTCTAGTAGCAATGTTGGTatgtttgggaaaacacagtCAAGATTGTTAATATGGACCAAAAATAGTGCCTTTGATGAAAATGAACACTGTTCTAATCTGTCAACAAGAACTTGTAGCCCATGGTCATATTCTGAAGAAACACGTTCAGACAATGAGATTTTAAATATTCCACTTGAAGAATCCCCTCAATTTAACTCTGATGATATTAATTATATAGTTCCCAGGGTTTCTTCAAGTTACATAGATGAAGAAATTGTAGATTTTTTGCAGGAGGAAACCTGCCAAGAACAGACAAGATCTTTAGGAGAAATACCTACTTTAATTTTCACAAAAAAGTCAAAATTAGAATCTGTCTGTGGTATTCAGTTAGAACAAAAAACAGAAGATAAAGAATATGAGACTCCACAAGTATGTAGTGACAGTAGCCCGCATGAAGATGACTATGGCTCAGGAGTTATGAAAGATATCTGGACAAATATGACAGATGAAAATTCTGCAGCCATTGTAGAAATAGAAGGAATCGAAGAGGAACTGCTTCCAACTGATGTAAATCATTATTGTTGCTGCTTAAATGATGCAAAGGTAGAAATTCTCCAAGGTCCAAACAAAGCAGTACAAAGATCAGAATACCATCTTTGGGAAGGTCGGAAAGAAAATTTAGAGAAAAGAGGCTTTGCTTCAACCAATTTATCAGAAGTAGATTGTGGCGATTATACTACACCCTCTAAATCATGGGATGTTAATCAAGATAAAGAAAGTTCATTTATTCTTGGTGGTGTGTATGGGGAACTGAAAACTTTCAACAGTGATGCAGAATGGGCAATAGTGCCCCCAAATCACCCAAAAGGAAACTTACTACAGTGTGCAGCTTCTGATGTAGTCACAATAGCTGGTACAGATGTCTTCATGACACCAGGAAATAGCTTTACTCCTGGTCACAGACAATTATGGAGACCTTTTGTATCATTTGAGCAGAGtgagcatttgaaatgtggtgaTCATGGATTAAATAGaggtttttcttttatcttccatGAAGACTTGTTAGAAGCTTGCAGTAATTTTCAAGGTGAAGAGTCTGGTCTTGaatattctttctcttcctttgacTTAAATAATCCATTTTCACAAGTTCTTCATGTCGAATGTACATTTGAACCAGAAGGAATTACATCCTTCAGCCCTTGCTTTAAACCCAAATCAATCCTTTGCTCTGATTCTGACAGAGATGCTTTTCGCCCTAGAATATGTGGTGCTGGGAGGACGCAGTACAGAGCAATACGGATTTCTCCTAGGACTCACTTTCGCCCCATTTCTGCATCTGAACTTTCTCCATGTGGTGGAAGTGAATCTGATTTTGAATCGGAGAAAGATGAGGGGAATATTCTTGTCTCTTCTCAAGCTGAACCATTTGATGATCCACAAGCAGATCTCAAACCACTGGAAGAGGATGCAGAAAAAGAAGGGCATTATTATGGGAAATTAGAACTTGAATCTGGGAAGTTCTTTCCTACATTAAAAAAGTGTGGGATGGAAAAGAGTGCACAGACATCTCTGGATTCCCAGGAAGAATCATCTGGAATATTGCTGGTAGAAAATGAGAGTTCTTGCTTAGAATGCAGTGTGAAAAATGTGCAAGATACAATGGCTGTGAAAAATTCTGAAGCTAGCTGCAAAGTTGTGGAGccacaagaagaggaagacaAGTCTTGCAGTTGTAAAGAAAGCTCATCAGTGCACCTGAAAGAG TTTCCTGTATTGAGTAGTGACCTTCAGAAAATAAGCTACAATCAAGCAAAACAGTGCTGGTGGGAGAAAGCTCTTTATACTCCACTCTTTCCTACATCACAGTATGAAG